Proteins encoded in a region of the Suncus etruscus isolate mSunEtr1 chromosome 1, mSunEtr1.pri.cur, whole genome shotgun sequence genome:
- the WDR86 gene encoding LOW QUALITY PROTEIN: WD repeat-containing protein 86 (The sequence of the model RefSeq protein was modified relative to this genomic sequence to represent the inferred CDS: inserted 1 base in 1 codon; substituted 2 bases at 2 genomic stop codons), with amino-acid sequence GMLTRRCLLVFHRHMSIVNRPAAAQQKDPGSKFTGEGFSDQAWSVEQMQVLDKFWGHSCVLLLAYLGPHHHKSXGLLVTGSTDGCAKVWQVAGGKCLHRLHGHSGTVLNLLLVSGHMVYTSGTDAMIHTXDILSGKQLEHQDSVICSWDFCTCTFNVQSGVLQRVFWDHSCIIXCVQEAPPCTPPVPQPPGMLGTTGGGGAPRLVLMPHPPQLATLGGYQGSQVVIVKKGSAHTSKHHTA; translated from the exons GGTATGCTGACCAGGCGCTGCCTGCTGGTCTTCCACAGACACATGTCCATTGTCAACAGGCCAGCAGCTGCACAACAGAAGGACCCTGGCTCCAAATTCACAGGGGAGGGCT TCTCTGACCAGGCCTGGAGTGTGGAGCAGATGCAGGTACTGGATAAGTTCTGGGGCCACAGCTGTGTGCTGCTGCTTGCCTACTTGGGGCCCCATCACCACAAGT GGGGGCTTCTGGTGACAGGAAGCACTGATGGCTGTGCCAAGGTGTGGCAGGTGGCTGGTGGCAAGTGCCTGCACAGGCTGCACGGACACTCTGGTACCGTCCTGAACCTGCTGCTTGTTTCTGGACATATGGTCTACACTAGTGGCACTGACGCCATGATTCATACTTGAGACATTTTGAGTGGGAAGCAGCTGGAACACCAGGACTCTGTCATtt GCAGCTGGGACTTCTGTACATGCACCTTCAATGTACAGTCAGGAGTGCTGCAAAGGGtattttgggaccacagctgCATCATCTAATGTGTGCAGGAAGCACCCCCATGCACACCCCCAGTGCCCCAACCcccagggatgctggggactacAGGAGGTGGTGGTGCTCCCAGGCTGGTGCTCATGCCACATCCCCCACAG CTCG CCACCCTGGGAGGCTACCAGGGAAGCCAGGTAGTCATAGTAAAGAAGGGCTCAGCGCACACCAGCAAGCACCACACTGCCTGA